The Candidatus Limnocylindrales bacterium DNA segment TCGCCATGACCATGGCGGCCTTGGCGATCGCGATCCCGAGCGCAACGACGTTGTTCATCGGGCCCATGTTCACGAATGCCGCAGCGACAGTCAGCGCGGTGAACACCATCAGGGCCCCGAAGACCATCAGGTAAGCGCGGACCGTGGCGGAAGGATCGTACGGATGAGAGGACATCGTCTCGTTCTCCGGTCAGTTCGGCGACTAATGTCGGCCGATTAGATAAAGCAGCGGGAACAGGAAAATCCACACCAGATCGACGAAGTGCCAGTACAGGCCCATGATCTCGACCGGCGTATACCATCGCGACGTGTACGCACCCTTCAGCGCCTGCCATGCGATGATCACCATGATGCCCATGCCGATCACCATGTGTGTCGCATGCAGGCCGGTCATCGCGAAATACAGCGAGAAATAGATCCGCTGCTGTGCCGCGTCGGGCGCGCT contains these protein-coding regions:
- a CDS encoding cytochrome C oxidase subunit IV family protein, yielding MSSHPYDPSATVRAYLMVFGALMVFTALTVAAAFVNMGPMNNVVALGIAIAKAAMVMAIFMHVRGSSNLIYFCIFGGLFFLSLMFYFPLIDLFSRNILGVAGK